A portion of the Oxynema aestuarii AP17 genome contains these proteins:
- a CDS encoding calcium-binding protein encodes MISPEKEAEIQQRIDDEIIVDAYNDEEVMMSWYCYLQDNISFPFEAEWTSSRSSSANKRTQRKVQVVDISSEEQCERGTMRTGDLRRN; translated from the coding sequence ATGATTAGCCCCGAGAAAGAAGCTGAAATTCAACAACGCATCGACGATGAAATTATCGTTGACGCATACAACGATGAAGAAGTCATGATGTCGTGGTATTGCTACTTGCAAGATAACATCTCTTTTCCTTTTGAGGCCGAGTGGACGAGTAGCCGCAGCTCGTCTGCCAACAAGAGAACACAACGGAAAGTCCAAGTTGTGGATATATCTTCAGAGGAACAATGCGAAAGAGGAACAATGCGAACGGGAGATCTTCGTCGAAATTGA
- a CDS encoding WD40 repeat domain-containing protein, with product MTDCPPQPKTYDLVLGGQNLPLSGAVLGGLDGVKQRLATAQVQQKINALHQALHYGQPGLELIVETLKDADPQIQKSAYLLLRERSEPEVKRALATVNPYEYLTRIDTLNGHKGLVLCVAFSPDGQTLATSGSGDKAIAMWDISSGKKLKTLQGHGDWVNAIAFNPQGPTCASCSSDGTIKIWDTSSGNPLGTLQGHTGAVYSLAYTPDGRTLVTGSADCTIDIWDLSQGRRSGSASLQRTLLGHQSRVEGVAVSPDGKIVASSSWDRTIQLWDLETGQSFQTLRAHQGLVVGVAFSPTGKHLVSYSTDTTIAVWKLFGRGLGTVATLQHTLCGHEERVNSVSIAPDGRTLIGGSRDGTISIWDLHRGELLGSVRSHSGWVNSVAYTVRTTYPQSRQKMLLASGGFGGAIELWTI from the coding sequence ATGACCGATTGCCCCCCACAACCGAAAACTTACGACCTCGTTTTAGGCGGTCAAAACCTGCCGCTTTCCGGTGCCGTCCTCGGCGGACTCGACGGGGTGAAGCAACGCTTGGCGACGGCGCAAGTACAGCAGAAAATTAACGCCCTCCATCAAGCCTTGCACTACGGTCAACCGGGGTTAGAGTTAATCGTCGAAACCCTCAAAGATGCGGATCCGCAAATTCAGAAATCCGCCTATTTGCTGCTGCGGGAGCGATCGGAACCGGAAGTTAAGCGAGCCCTTGCAACGGTCAATCCTTACGAATATCTGACTCGGATCGATACCCTCAACGGTCATAAAGGGTTGGTGTTGTGTGTCGCCTTCAGTCCCGACGGACAGACCTTAGCCACCAGTGGGAGTGGGGACAAGGCGATCGCCATGTGGGATATCAGTAGCGGTAAAAAACTAAAAACCTTACAGGGTCACGGGGATTGGGTCAACGCGATCGCCTTCAACCCCCAAGGCCCGACCTGCGCCAGTTGCAGCAGCGACGGCACGATCAAGATTTGGGATACGAGCAGTGGCAATCCCCTGGGTACCTTACAAGGTCATACCGGGGCCGTTTACAGCCTCGCCTACACCCCGGACGGACGCACCTTAGTGACGGGAAGTGCGGACTGCACGATCGACATCTGGGATCTCAGTCAGGGGAGACGTTCCGGTTCGGCGTCCTTGCAGCGCACCTTACTCGGTCATCAAAGTCGCGTCGAAGGGGTGGCGGTCAGTCCCGACGGAAAGATCGTCGCCAGTAGCAGTTGGGACCGGACGATTCAGTTGTGGGATCTCGAAACCGGACAGTCATTTCAAACCTTGCGGGCTCATCAAGGGTTAGTGGTCGGGGTCGCGTTCAGCCCCACTGGAAAGCACTTAGTGAGCTATAGTACCGATACGACGATCGCCGTTTGGAAGTTATTCGGTCGCGGTTTGGGAACCGTAGCGACATTGCAACATACTTTGTGTGGCCACGAGGAACGGGTGAATAGTGTCAGCATCGCGCCGGACGGTCGAACCCTGATCGGTGGCAGTCGCGACGGCACGATCTCCATTTGGGACTTGCATCGGGGGGAATTACTCGGCAGCGTGCGCTCTCATAGCGGTTGGGTCAACAGCGTCGCTTATACCGTGCGAACCACCTATCCGCAATCCCGTCAAAAAATGTTATTGGCGAGTGGGGGATTTGGCGGGGCGATCGAGCTGTGGACGATTTAG
- a CDS encoding hybrid sensor histidine kinase/response regulator: MAKILVIDDDGATRLLLKRNLQLEGYQVFAAKDGREGLEQAREHRPDLIICDWVMPFYDGVEVCRQLKADPRLGNTFFILLTSSRGEINHRVEGLDAGADEFLSKPIDAEELSARVRAGLRLQQVTARLSEANRNLSALVRVQRRLLANESVCVPGRSLSGDGTQAEDRSRRSTGSVVADGFDLSRPQSHHLPRDANLLCPQDCHALDLLQPIGEAIGAERAFLWKFQPANGSFQISLGCCWLAGSPPCEESWERAAGFQFHEAWLERLRDGAIVAGYTADFPAEQRQNLQHAEVDSIAIVPLSIEGNCFGAIVFENCPETVAAYQSEGADGSSGDVCCPVTENSRFEPTSPIDMLRGAAAAIALHLDRSAALSALQASEARYRAIVEDQTELICRFDANGNLTFANEAYRRYFELDRCELNGGSHLPLSPDLERDLSESAAIERESSLVMSNGETRWQQWSERAIFDDRDRLLEFQAVGRDITERKRAEEETLKALGKEKELNELKTHFISMVSHEFKTPLTTIVSSADLLEFYLESVNHGTPEKLDNCLQRIQKAAIHMNELLEDVLTLARTESGRLECKPAPLNLNTFCQDLVEEFQGNHGDDLFLDFQCVGTLPEVCLDRKLLYHILSNLLSNAIKYSPENTAVEFRVFSEGDRAIFQVKDSGIGIPEEDLPYVFDAFQRCRNVGKIGGTGMGLAIVKRCVELHGGHVKVTSQLKGDRPSGGTTFTVAFPVDGNPRESLSLTSAAAIHREAPVGNSSGDRFHTHP, from the coding sequence ATGGCTAAAATACTGGTCATCGATGACGACGGCGCGACTCGCTTACTGCTCAAACGCAATTTGCAATTAGAAGGCTATCAAGTCTTTGCGGCGAAGGACGGACGGGAAGGGTTAGAACAAGCCCGCGAACATCGTCCGGACTTGATTATCTGCGATTGGGTGATGCCATTTTACGACGGCGTAGAAGTTTGTCGTCAGCTCAAGGCCGATCCTCGTTTAGGCAATACGTTCTTTATTTTACTGACCTCTTCTCGCGGCGAAATTAACCATCGCGTGGAAGGTTTGGACGCCGGGGCCGATGAGTTTCTCTCCAAACCGATCGACGCGGAAGAGTTATCGGCGCGGGTTCGTGCGGGATTGCGCTTGCAGCAAGTCACCGCACGCTTGAGTGAAGCCAATCGCAATCTGTCGGCGCTGGTTCGCGTTCAGCGTCGCTTGTTGGCGAACGAATCGGTTTGCGTCCCGGGGCGATCGCTCTCCGGTGACGGAACACAAGCAGAAGATCGCTCTAGGAGGTCAACCGGATCGGTGGTCGCCGATGGGTTCGATCTCTCTAGACCTCAGTCCCACCATCTGCCTCGGGATGCAAATTTACTTTGTCCTCAAGATTGTCACGCCCTCGATTTACTCCAACCCATCGGCGAGGCGATTGGCGCCGAACGGGCGTTTTTATGGAAGTTTCAGCCCGCTAATGGCTCGTTTCAGATTTCTTTGGGCTGTTGTTGGTTGGCGGGAAGTCCTCCCTGCGAGGAATCTTGGGAACGAGCGGCAGGGTTTCAGTTTCACGAGGCGTGGCTCGAACGGCTCCGGGACGGGGCGATCGTCGCCGGATACACTGCAGATTTTCCGGCGGAACAACGGCAAAACTTGCAACACGCCGAAGTCGATTCGATCGCGATCGTCCCTTTATCGATCGAGGGGAATTGTTTCGGGGCGATCGTCTTTGAAAACTGTCCCGAAACTGTTGCGGCTTACCAATCCGAAGGAGCTGACGGTAGTTCCGGCGATGTTTGTTGTCCGGTGACGGAAAACAGCCGTTTCGAGCCGACGTCTCCTATCGACATGTTACGGGGTGCGGCGGCGGCGATCGCCCTCCATCTGGACCGTTCGGCGGCGTTAAGCGCTCTCCAAGCCAGTGAGGCTCGCTATCGCGCGATCGTCGAGGATCAAACGGAGTTGATTTGTCGTTTCGATGCCAATGGCAACCTGACGTTTGCGAACGAAGCCTATCGCCGCTATTTTGAACTGGATCGCTGCGAACTCAACGGCGGTTCTCACCTGCCTCTCTCTCCGGATCTCGAACGAGATCTCAGTGAGAGTGCCGCGATCGAGCGCGAGTCGTCTTTGGTGATGTCTAATGGCGAAACTCGTTGGCAACAGTGGAGCGAACGGGCGATTTTCGACGATCGCGATCGCCTCCTCGAATTTCAAGCGGTCGGTCGCGATATTACCGAACGCAAGCGCGCCGAAGAAGAAACACTCAAAGCCCTAGGGAAGGAAAAAGAACTCAACGAGTTGAAAACTCACTTCATTTCAATGGTTTCTCACGAGTTCAAAACGCCGTTGACGACGATTGTTTCTTCGGCGGATTTGTTGGAATTTTATCTCGAATCGGTCAACCACGGTACCCCCGAAAAGCTCGATAACTGTTTGCAACGCATTCAAAAAGCCGCCATCCACATGAACGAATTGTTAGAAGATGTTTTGACTCTGGCGCGCACGGAGTCGGGACGCTTAGAATGCAAGCCCGCTCCCCTGAATTTGAATACATTTTGTCAGGATTTAGTCGAAGAGTTCCAAGGGAATCACGGCGACGATCTCTTCCTCGATTTCCAATGTGTCGGAACCTTGCCAGAGGTCTGTCTCGATCGAAAACTCTTGTATCATATTTTGAGCAATTTACTCTCGAATGCGATTAAATATTCTCCGGAAAATACGGCGGTCGAGTTTCGGGTCTTTTCCGAAGGCGATCGCGCCATTTTTCAGGTCAAAGATTCCGGGATCGGCATTCCCGAAGAGGATTTACCCTATGTTTTTGATGCGTTCCAACGCTGTCGCAATGTCGGTAAAATTGGCGGGACGGGTATGGGATTGGCAATTGTCAAACGTTGTGTCGAACTCCACGGCGGTCACGTGAAAGTCACCAGTCAATTGAAAGGCGATCGCCCGTCGGGAGGAACGACGTTTACGGTGGCTTTTCCGGTCGATGGCAACCCTCGCGAATCTTTATCCCTCACTTCTGCGGCGGCTATTCATCGGGAAGCCCCCGTCGGTAACTCCTCGGGCGATCGTTTTCATACCCATCCATAA
- the msrA gene encoding peptide-methionine (S)-S-oxide reductase MsrA, which translates to MVLEKATFAAGCFWGVERRFRQVPGVVSTSVGYTGGHFPNPCYLDVCARITGHAEAVQIEYDRDRLSYEDLLEVFWTCHDPTQVDRQGPDRGEQYRSVIFYHDSQQERAARRSKLTWERSGKFEKPIATQIEPIGEFWLAAEEHQQYFEKKLKPNQN; encoded by the coding sequence ATGGTTTTAGAAAAAGCGACCTTTGCCGCAGGCTGTTTTTGGGGGGTCGAACGACGATTTCGACAAGTTCCCGGGGTGGTGTCTACCTCGGTCGGCTATACTGGGGGGCATTTCCCCAACCCCTGTTATCTCGATGTTTGCGCCCGGATTACGGGACATGCAGAAGCGGTACAAATCGAGTACGATCGCGATCGCCTCAGTTATGAGGATTTGCTGGAAGTCTTTTGGACTTGCCACGATCCCACCCAAGTCGATCGCCAAGGTCCCGATCGCGGCGAACAATATCGTTCGGTTATTTTTTATCACGATTCCCAACAAGAACGGGCGGCGCGACGGTCTAAATTAACTTGGGAACGATCGGGAAAGTTTGAAAAGCCGATCGCCACCCAAATCGAACCGATCGGTGAGTTTTGGTTGGCGGCGGAGGAACACCAGCAATATTTCGAGAAAAAGTTAAAACCTAATCAAAATTAG